One window of Salarias fasciatus unplaced genomic scaffold, fSalaFa1.1, whole genome shotgun sequence genomic DNA carries:
- the LOC115385751 gene encoding interferon-induced very large GTPase 1-like isoform X9, with translation MESSEEEELSEAPGASTGPEMREKDSSENFRGSLIQPECERTESEARMESSEDKDSSDAPCSAFGPEKNKKDSSRYDKRIRPVKITVSNISSESLSLQWDTPADEVESFTVTCSTEGETDQQVTTDTISVTLSNLKPAVCYSLHVSAQLRDGRQSRPATTTAETTREGLNQTECETTEGEARLKRSEKKELADAPEASLVSEKRGEDSSENDNQKSPEDSQGLNSDPNSCVHPPESGTQSKAASMSESAVTDSLKQTECERTESEARIESSKEKELADAPEASLVSEKRGEDSSENDSVSSPDQKSPEDSQGLNSDPNSCVDPPESGTKSKAASMSESAETHLESFLEDLGLEQFYTQKLSLSKILQIDKKTTDDQPAKCKSDLPWYFLKKLMMVNVTARNVKYTSDSKSGVSGKTGLNLKNLVSRLKSANMLNPLDIITALFLCSDGFVQQELALKMSMCQFSVPLLLPDCDKNQSTLMVRALRDIVKKYRPKSLSESKGFIEDRIVVSELPMISFVRLGECSLSKSEILNKLLSSSQQYHDTFVHHNMDCGDSPRRISNGLTEITWYLPCGNENIDIFSHPVALANLRGDMASFQTQFSFLCQTSAAVFVFFDNLDPECELLTNLNSKSEIFLVGNHQSRNFSLDALEQVATEMSLTDENIILKTTDINEADFVKRLREAVTHVVEKTKKKMRIEQMAEVALKLGILVDEDSPEYQSGKKKADAITAEIRDILKYKEDQLPLQGQIWKDLTSLEKEEVRLRKVGSENIEKYKSDLQLKKKKLRQKQNTSGISKAMTSFISAISSNTLERGFFLKWMRINLDDMSRVKLSELREQYKDKCKNSENNEEIKEIDQQISNSSLGTEHFFREMGQIYEASLALEKPHPSHQQLNHLPKLGAQLLLDGFPLELVDGDASNIPLSWVSDVLSQLSDLVGSKNRILVVTVLGVQSTGKSTLLNTMFGVQFAVSSGRCTRGAFMLLIRIDEELQKELKCDFMMIIDTEGLKSPELTQLDNSYEHDNELATLVVGLSDITIINIAMENSTEMKDILQIVVHAFLRMKEVGKKPQCYFVHQNVSDVSAHDKNLRDRKLLFQQLNEMTQAAAKMEKKEQNKSFTDVMAYDPDTGNCYIPGLWTGNPPMAPVNTGYSEAVYELKKNIIQLLRNRDSPVNKVLEFKEWMTSLWNAVKHENFLFSFRNSLVADAYMRLCTEFNKWEWEFKKEMYNWVTNAETKISNIGTLAAQSKISDLTQFHSQLKTEAVTVMSVWETKLLDNVTQYFKQTDGHVYLVVGHKEEFENSARSLRNQTERSVLDQLQAAVDIKQGMAEIDRIKENHTKEIEKAASELIEKCRKRNVQMNDEELDEEFNKMWNETVSKLTFKQQHVTNVFENVSCHLRVNLAHRGSYAHEILNKTRLEDCGKKNFKYKAAQFFNKMTDTILNVIPVQTHTKAAQENADCIIKTCEKLVNNKQSQKSNYHNNYIEEVLKTIDQHLEQNQDLKEDTHFEVSLKLHICGFTARKFQKMHEDFLEENDPYRCLNKYKAKFCSDFKDVFHKRDQCQKKAEEFVNKCLKPAVEDFINRYLGLSIVDEMLKKQEFSTRVSFQYYILLDLLSRQAFDDYLSFTSSYQSFVKKWILKKIKEHFSSSSKTSEFEKQPSSPSSSKISELENQHLETNVSRINEAIEKAKTQNRGNVQTFVEDICKDLGDKLTISQEALGAFMILNNADQDKFAHYLTISVKELKKTLTERFHKTSFEDKLQYLHIQPGGELFKRVIGCGKQCPFCAVPCEAGGEAHAQHRASLHRPDGLRRYRWRKTDKLSTDICSSSVESENRFRCSQTKNEWHPYKNYRDIFPDWDIFSDGSLEASDYWKYIMTKYNDDFAKEYNAEPADIPETWREITSQQAEESLKKSFNVNVK, from the exons ATGGAAAGCTCAGAGGAAGAG GAGCTCTCTGAAGCACCGGGGGCTTCAACTGGTCCTGAGATGAGGGAAAAAGACTCTTCTGAAAACT TCAGAGGCAGTTTGATCCAGCCCGAGTGTGAGAGGACTGAGAGTGAAGCCAGGATGGAAAGTTCAGAGGACAAG GATTCCTCTGATGCACCTTGTAGTGCATTTGGTCCtgagaagaataaaaaagacTCTTCTCGATATGACA AGCGGATCCGTCCAGTCAAGATAACAGTCTCTAACAtcagcagtgagtcactgtCTCTGCAGTGGGACactcctgctgatgaagtgGAGAGTTTTACTGTGACCTGTTCCACCGAGGGAGAGACTGATCAACAAGTGACCACAGACACCATCAGTGTAACACTCAGCAACCTGAAGCCAGCAGTGTGTTACTCCCTCCATGTTTCTGCACAGCTGAGAGATGGAAGACAAAGCAGGCCGGCCACGACAACAGCTGAAACAA CCAGAGAAGGTTTGAACCAGACCGAGTGTGAGACGACTGAGGGTGAAGCCAGACTGAAACGTTCAGAGAAAAAG GAACTCGCTGATGCACCCGAGGCTTCACTTGTTTCTGAGAAGAGGGGAGAAGACTCTTCTGAAAATGACA ACCAAAAAAGCCCTGAAGACAGTCAGggtctgaactctgaccccaacAGTTGTGTTCACCCACCAGAAAGTGGAACCCAAAGCAAAGCAGCCTCCATGTCAGAGTCAGCag TCACAGATAGTTTGAAGCAGACCGAGTGTGAGAGGACTGAGAGTGAAGCCAGAATAGAAAGTTCCAAGGAAAAG GAACTCGCTGATGCACCCGAGGCTTCACTTGTTTCTGAGAAGAGGGGAGAAGACTCTTCTGAAAATGACA GCGTTTCTTCACCAGACCAAAAAAGCCCTGAAGACAGTCAGgggctgaactctgaccccaacAGTTGTGTTGACCCACCAGAAAGCGGAACCAAAAGCAAAGCAGCCTCCATGTCAGAGTCAGcag AGACCCACCTGGAGAGCTTTCTGGAGGATCTGGGATTGGAGCAGTTCTACACACAGAAACTATCACTCAGTAAGATACTTCAGATTGATAAGAAGACCACTGATGATCAACCTGCCAAGTGCAAATCAGACCTCCCATggtattttttaaagaaactgatGATGGTGAATGTAACAGccagaaatgtgaaatataCATCAGACAGTAAAAGTGGTGTATCAGGGAAAACTGGGTTAAATCTAAAAAATCTGGTTTCCAGGTTGAAGTCAGCCAATATGTTGAACCCCCTCGACATAATcactgctctctttctgtgCTCTGATGGTTTTGTGCAGCAGGAATTGGCTCTCAAAATGTCCATGTGTCAGTTTTCTgtgcctctgctgcttcctgattgtGATAAAAATCAGAGCACATTGATGGTGCGGGCTTTGAGAGACATTGTGAAAAAGTACAGACCCAAATCACTCTCTGAATCCAAAGGTTTCATTGAAGACAGAATCGTTGTGTCTGAACTACCAATGATCTCTTTTGTGAGACTGGGTGAGTGCTCTTTGTCCAAGTCAGAGATCCTCAACAAGCTCCTGAGCAGCTCTCAGCAGTACCATGACACCTTTGTTCACCACAACATGGACTGTGGAGACAGTCCACGAAGAATATCCAATGGACTGACTGAGATAACTTGGTACCTTCCTTGTGGCAATGAAAACATTGATATTTTCAGCCACCCAGTGGCTTTAGCTAAcctcagaggagacatggcctctttccaaacacagttctcctttttgtgtcaaacatctgcagcagtctttgttttctttgataatcTCGACCCTGAGTGTGAACTACTGACCAACCTGAACAGCAAGTCAGAGATATTCTTAGTGGGAAACCACCAGAGCAGGAACTTCAGTCTAGATGCTCTTGAACAAGTAGCAACTGAAATGTCCTTGACagatgaaaacatcattttgaaGACAACAGACATCAATGAAGCAGACTTTGTCAAACGTCTGAGAGAAGCAGTTACTCATGTagttgagaaaacaaagaagaagatgCGAATTGAGCAGATGGCTGAGGTTGCCCTTAAACTGGGAATCTTGGTGGATGAAGACTCTCCAGAGTATCagtctggaaagaaaaaagcagatgCCATCACTGCTGAAATTCGGGACATCCTGAAGTACAAAGAAGATCAGCTGCCATTGCAAGGCCAGATATGGAAAGACTTGACTTCCTTAGAGAAGGAAGAAGTTCGACTTCGAAAAGTTGGATCTGAAAACATTGAGAAGTACAAAAGTGACCttcagttaaagaaaaaaaagctgcgacagaaacaaaacacttcTGGCATTTCCAAAGCAATGACATCCTTTATCAGTGCAATATCAAGCAACACTTTAGAGAGAGGCTTTTTCCTGAAGTGGATGCGAATTAACCTTGATGACATGTCTCGTGTAAAACTGTCTGAACTGAGGGAGCAGTACAAAGACAAGTGCAAGAACTCTGAGAACAATGAAGAGATCAAAGAAATTGACCAACAGATTTCTAACAGTTCACTGGGCACTGAACACTTCTTCCGTGAAATGGGTCAAATCTACGAAGCTTCACTGGCTCTTGAGAAaccacatccatcacatcagcaGTTAAACCATCTGCCCAAACTCGGTGCACAGCTGCTACTTGATGGATTTCCACTGGAGCTTGTAGATGGAGATGCTTCCAACATCCCTCTGAGCTGGGTCAGTGAtgttctctctcagctcagtgACTTGGTGGGTTCTAAGAACAGGATACTGGTTGTTACAGTTCTGGGAGTTCAGAGCACAGGAAAGTCCACTCTCCTCAACACCATGTTTGGAGTGCAGTTTGCAGTCAGCAGTGGTCGATGCACTCGTGGTGCCTTCATGCTGCTCATCAGAATTGATGAAGAGCTCCAAAAAGAGCTCAAGTGTGACTTCATGATGATCATTGACACTGAAGGCTTGAAGTCACCAGAACTCACCCAGCTGGACAACAGCTATGAACATGACAATGAACTGGCAACACTTGTTGTGGGGCTGAGCGACATCACCATTATCAATATTGCAATGGAGaattcaacagaaatgaagGACATCCTCCAGATAGTCGTGCATGCTTTCCTCCGGATGAAGGAAGTGGGCAAAAAGCCACAATGTTACTTTGTTCACCAGAACGTGTCTGATGTTTCAGCCCACGACAAGAACTTACGAGATCGGAAGCTGCTTTTTCAACAGTTGAATGAGATGACCCAGGCAGCAGccaaaatggaaaagaaagagCAGAACAAGAGCTTCACTGATGTGATGGCGTATGATCCTGACACTGGGAACTGCTAcattcctggtctctggactggaAATCCTCCAATGGCACCAGTCAACACAGGCTACAGCGAGGCTGTTTATGAGCTCAAGAAAAACATCATCCAGCTCCTGAGAAACAGAGATTCACCTGTTAACAAAGTGTTGGAGTTTAAAGAGTGGATGACAAGTCTGTGGAATGCAGTGAAGCATGAAAACTTTCTCTTCAGCTTCAGAAACAGCCTCGTAGCTGACGCCTACATGAGACTCTGCACAGAATTCAACAAATGGGAATGGGAgttcaaaaaagaaatgtacaaCTGGGTCACAAATGCAGAAACCAAAATTTCTAATATTGGGACCCTTGCTGCACAATCAAAAATATCTGACTTGACACAATTTCACAGTCAGTTAAAAACTGAAGCTGTCACAGTGATGTCTGTCTGGGAGACAAAACTACTTGACAACGTAACTCAGTACTTCAAGCAAACAGATGGTCATGTCTATCTGGTTGTTGGACACAAAGAAGAGTTTGAAAACAGTGCAAGAAGCCTTCGAAACCAAACTGAGAGGTCTGTACTTGATCAGCTTCAAGCAGCAGTGGACATCAAACAGGGGATGGCAGAGATTGACAGAattaaagaaaatcacacaaaagaaattgaaaaagcaGCAAGTGAGCTGATTGAGAAATGTCGAAAGAGAAACGTTCAGATGAATGATGAAGAGCTGGATGAGGAATTCAACAAGATGTGGAATGAAACAGTGAGCAAACTGACTTTTAAACAACAACATGttacaaatgtgtttgaaaatgtttcttgcCATTTGCGAGTAAATCTTGCTCACAGGGGAAGTTATGCACATGAAATACTAAACAAAACAAGGCTGGAAGATTGTGGGAAGAAGAATTTTAAATATAAAGCTGCgcaatttttcaacaaaatgaCAGATACAATTTTGAATGTGATCCCGGTTCAAACTCACACCAAAGCTGCACAAGAAAATGCTGATTGTATCATCAAAACTTGTGAAAAACTTGTGAATAATAAACAAAGTCAAAAAAGCAATTACCACAACAATTACATCGAAGAGGTACTCAAGACCATCGACCAGCATCTGGAACAGAATCAAGATCTTAAGGAAGACACACACTTTGAAGTTTCTCTGAAACTGCACATCTGTGGATTTACAGCCAGAAAGTTTCAGAAAATGCACGAAGATTTCCTAGAAGAAAACGATCCTTACAGGTGTCTAAATAAATACAAGGCCAAGTTTTGTTCTGATTTCAAAGATGTGTTTCATAAACGGGATCAGTGCCAGAAGAAAGCTGAAGAGTTTGTCAACAAATGCTTGAAACCTGCTGTTGAAGACTTCATCAATCGTTACCTGGGTCTTTCTATTGTGGATGAAATGTTAAAGAAGCAGGAATTCAGCACACGAGTTTCTTTCCAGTActacattttactggatttgCTTTCAAGGCAAGCCTTTGATGACTATTTGAGCTTCACTTCCTCCTATCAGAGCTTTGTAAAGAAGTGgatccttaaaaaaataaaggaacatTTTTCAAGTTCCTCCAAAACATCTGAGTTTGAGAAGCAACCTTCAAGTCCTTCAAGTTCCAAAATATCTGAGTTGGAGAATCAACATCTTGAGACAAATGTCAGTCGCATCAATGAAGCCATTGAAAAggccaaaacacaaaacagaggGAATGTGCAAACCTTTGTGGAGGACATCTGCAAAGACCTTGGTGATAAACTGACCATTTCCCAGGAGGCACTTGGAGCATTTATGATCCTGAACAATGCTGACCAGGACAAGTTTGCTCACTACCTCACAATTTCTGTGAAGGAGTTGAAAAAGACCCTGACAGAGAGGTTCCACAAAACCTCCTTTGAAGACAAACTACAGTATCTCCACATTCAGCCTGGTGGTGAGCTTTTCAAGAGAGTGATCGGATGTGGCAAACAGTGTCCATTCTGTGCTGTTCCctgtgaggctggaggagaagctcatGCACAACACAGGGCCTCATTACACCGACCAGACGGTCTGCGTAGATACAGGTGGCGTAAGACAGATAAACTTTCCACTGACATCTGCTCATCTTCTGTTGAAAGTGAAAATCGTTTCCGCTGCAGTCAAACAAAGAATGAATGGCATCCATACAAAAACTACAGGGACATATTCCCTGACTGGGATATTTTTTCAGATGGAAGTCTTGAGGCTTCAGACTACTGGAAATACATCATGACCAAGTACAATGATGACTTTGCCAAAGAATATAATGCAGAGCCTGCTGACATTCCTGAAACTTGGAGAGAGATCACATCTCAGCAGGCAGAAGAAAGCCTGAAAAAGTCATTTAATGTCAATGTCAAGTGA
- the LOC115385751 gene encoding interferon-induced very large GTPase 1-like isoform X10, protein MESSEEEELSEAPGASTGPEMREKDSSENFRGSLIQPECERTESEARMESSEDKELADAPEASLVSEKRGEDSSENDNVSSPDQKSPEDSQGLNSDPNSCVHPPESGTQSKAASMSESAVTDSLKQTECERTESEARIESSKEKELADAPEASLVSEKRGEDSSENDSVSSPDQKSPEDSQGLNSDPNSCVDPPESGTKSKAASMSESAETHLESFLEDLGLEQFYTQKLSLSKILQIDKKTTDDQPAKCKSDLPWYFLKKLMMVNVTARNVKYTSDSKSGVSGKTGLNLKNLVSRLKSANMLNPLDIITALFLCSDGFVQQELALKMSMCQFSVPLLLPDCDKNQSTLMVRALRDIVKKYRPKSLSESKGFIEDRIVVSELPMISFVRLGECSLSKSEILNKLLSSSQQYHDTFVHHNMDCGDSPRRISNGLTEITWYLPCGNENIDIFSHPVALANLRGDMASFQTQFSFLCQTSAAVFVFFDNLDPECELLTNLNSKSEIFLVGNHQSRNFSLDALEQVATEMSLTDENIILKTTDINEADFVKRLREAVTHVVEKTKKKMRIEQMAEVALKLGILVDEDSPEYQSGKKKADAITAEIRDILKYKEDQLPLQGQIWKDLTSLEKEEVRLRKVGSENIEKYKSDLQLKKKKLRQKQNTSGISKAMTSFISAISSNTLERGFFLKWMRINLDDMSRVKLSELREQYKDKCKNSENNEEIKEIDQQISNSSLGTEHFFREMGQIYEASLALEKPHPSHQQLNHLPKLGAQLLLDGFPLELVDGDASNIPLSWVSDVLSQLSDLVGSKNRILVVTVLGVQSTGKSTLLNTMFGVQFAVSSGRCTRGAFMLLIRIDEELQKELKCDFMMIIDTEGLKSPELTQLDNSYEHDNELATLVVGLSDITIINIAMENSTEMKDILQIVVHAFLRMKEVGKKPQCYFVHQNVSDVSAHDKNLRDRKLLFQQLNEMTQAAAKMEKKEQNKSFTDVMAYDPDTGNCYIPGLWTGNPPMAPVNTGYSEAVYELKKNIIQLLRNRDSPVNKVLEFKEWMTSLWNAVKHENFLFSFRNSLVADAYMRLCTEFNKWEWEFKKEMYNWVTNAETKISNIGTLAAQSKISDLTQFHSQLKTEAVTVMSVWETKLLDNVTQYFKQTDGHVYLVVGHKEEFENSARSLRNQTERSVLDQLQAAVDIKQGMAEIDRIKENHTKEIEKAASELIEKCRKRNVQMNDEELDEEFNKMWNETVSKLTFKQQHVTNVFENVSCHLRVNLAHRGSYAHEILNKTRLEDCGKKNFKYKAAQFFNKMTDTILNVIPVQTHTKAAQENADCIIKTCEKLVNNKQSQKSNYHNNYIEEVLKTIDQHLEQNQDLKEDTHFEVSLKLHICGFTARKFQKMHEDFLEENDPYRCLNKYKAKFCSDFKDVFHKRDQCQKKAEEFVNKCLKPAVEDFINRYLGLSIVDEMLKKQEFSTRVSFQYYILLDLLSRQAFDDYLSFTSSYQSFVKKWILKKIKEHFSSSSKTSEFEKQPSSPSSSKISELENQHLETNVSRINEAIEKAKTQNRGNVQTFVEDICKDLGDKLTISQEALGAFMILNNADQDKFAHYLTISVKELKKTLTERFHKTSFEDKLQYLHIQPGGELFKRVIGCGKQCPFCAVPCEAGGEAHAQHRASLHRPDGLRRYRWRKTDKLSTDICSSSVESENRFRCSQTKNEWHPYKNYRDIFPDWDIFSDGSLEASDYWKYIMTKYNDDFAKEYNAEPADIPETWREITSQQAEESLKKSFNVNVK, encoded by the exons ATGGAAAGCTCAGAGGAAGAG GAGCTCTCTGAAGCACCGGGGGCTTCAACTGGTCCTGAGATGAGGGAAAAAGACTCTTCTGAAAACT TCAGAGGCAGTTTGATCCAGCCCGAGTGTGAGAGGACTGAGAGTGAAGCCAGGATGGAAAGTTCAGAGGACAAG GAACTCGCTGATGCACCCGAGGCTTCACTTGTTTCTGAGAAGAGGGGAGAAGACTCTTCTGAAAATGACA ATGTTTCTTCACCAGACCAAAAAAGCCCTGAAGACAGTCAGggtctgaactctgaccccaacAGTTGTGTTCACCCACCAGAAAGTGGAACCCAAAGCAAAGCAGCCTCCATGTCAGAGTCAGCag TCACAGATAGTTTGAAGCAGACCGAGTGTGAGAGGACTGAGAGTGAAGCCAGAATAGAAAGTTCCAAGGAAAAG GAACTCGCTGATGCACCCGAGGCTTCACTTGTTTCTGAGAAGAGGGGAGAAGACTCTTCTGAAAATGACA GCGTTTCTTCACCAGACCAAAAAAGCCCTGAAGACAGTCAGgggctgaactctgaccccaacAGTTGTGTTGACCCACCAGAAAGCGGAACCAAAAGCAAAGCAGCCTCCATGTCAGAGTCAGcag AGACCCACCTGGAGAGCTTTCTGGAGGATCTGGGATTGGAGCAGTTCTACACACAGAAACTATCACTCAGTAAGATACTTCAGATTGATAAGAAGACCACTGATGATCAACCTGCCAAGTGCAAATCAGACCTCCCATggtattttttaaagaaactgatGATGGTGAATGTAACAGccagaaatgtgaaatataCATCAGACAGTAAAAGTGGTGTATCAGGGAAAACTGGGTTAAATCTAAAAAATCTGGTTTCCAGGTTGAAGTCAGCCAATATGTTGAACCCCCTCGACATAATcactgctctctttctgtgCTCTGATGGTTTTGTGCAGCAGGAATTGGCTCTCAAAATGTCCATGTGTCAGTTTTCTgtgcctctgctgcttcctgattgtGATAAAAATCAGAGCACATTGATGGTGCGGGCTTTGAGAGACATTGTGAAAAAGTACAGACCCAAATCACTCTCTGAATCCAAAGGTTTCATTGAAGACAGAATCGTTGTGTCTGAACTACCAATGATCTCTTTTGTGAGACTGGGTGAGTGCTCTTTGTCCAAGTCAGAGATCCTCAACAAGCTCCTGAGCAGCTCTCAGCAGTACCATGACACCTTTGTTCACCACAACATGGACTGTGGAGACAGTCCACGAAGAATATCCAATGGACTGACTGAGATAACTTGGTACCTTCCTTGTGGCAATGAAAACATTGATATTTTCAGCCACCCAGTGGCTTTAGCTAAcctcagaggagacatggcctctttccaaacacagttctcctttttgtgtcaaacatctgcagcagtctttgttttctttgataatcTCGACCCTGAGTGTGAACTACTGACCAACCTGAACAGCAAGTCAGAGATATTCTTAGTGGGAAACCACCAGAGCAGGAACTTCAGTCTAGATGCTCTTGAACAAGTAGCAACTGAAATGTCCTTGACagatgaaaacatcattttgaaGACAACAGACATCAATGAAGCAGACTTTGTCAAACGTCTGAGAGAAGCAGTTACTCATGTagttgagaaaacaaagaagaagatgCGAATTGAGCAGATGGCTGAGGTTGCCCTTAAACTGGGAATCTTGGTGGATGAAGACTCTCCAGAGTATCagtctggaaagaaaaaagcagatgCCATCACTGCTGAAATTCGGGACATCCTGAAGTACAAAGAAGATCAGCTGCCATTGCAAGGCCAGATATGGAAAGACTTGACTTCCTTAGAGAAGGAAGAAGTTCGACTTCGAAAAGTTGGATCTGAAAACATTGAGAAGTACAAAAGTGACCttcagttaaagaaaaaaaagctgcgacagaaacaaaacacttcTGGCATTTCCAAAGCAATGACATCCTTTATCAGTGCAATATCAAGCAACACTTTAGAGAGAGGCTTTTTCCTGAAGTGGATGCGAATTAACCTTGATGACATGTCTCGTGTAAAACTGTCTGAACTGAGGGAGCAGTACAAAGACAAGTGCAAGAACTCTGAGAACAATGAAGAGATCAAAGAAATTGACCAACAGATTTCTAACAGTTCACTGGGCACTGAACACTTCTTCCGTGAAATGGGTCAAATCTACGAAGCTTCACTGGCTCTTGAGAAaccacatccatcacatcagcaGTTAAACCATCTGCCCAAACTCGGTGCACAGCTGCTACTTGATGGATTTCCACTGGAGCTTGTAGATGGAGATGCTTCCAACATCCCTCTGAGCTGGGTCAGTGAtgttctctctcagctcagtgACTTGGTGGGTTCTAAGAACAGGATACTGGTTGTTACAGTTCTGGGAGTTCAGAGCACAGGAAAGTCCACTCTCCTCAACACCATGTTTGGAGTGCAGTTTGCAGTCAGCAGTGGTCGATGCACTCGTGGTGCCTTCATGCTGCTCATCAGAATTGATGAAGAGCTCCAAAAAGAGCTCAAGTGTGACTTCATGATGATCATTGACACTGAAGGCTTGAAGTCACCAGAACTCACCCAGCTGGACAACAGCTATGAACATGACAATGAACTGGCAACACTTGTTGTGGGGCTGAGCGACATCACCATTATCAATATTGCAATGGAGaattcaacagaaatgaagGACATCCTCCAGATAGTCGTGCATGCTTTCCTCCGGATGAAGGAAGTGGGCAAAAAGCCACAATGTTACTTTGTTCACCAGAACGTGTCTGATGTTTCAGCCCACGACAAGAACTTACGAGATCGGAAGCTGCTTTTTCAACAGTTGAATGAGATGACCCAGGCAGCAGccaaaatggaaaagaaagagCAGAACAAGAGCTTCACTGATGTGATGGCGTATGATCCTGACACTGGGAACTGCTAcattcctggtctctggactggaAATCCTCCAATGGCACCAGTCAACACAGGCTACAGCGAGGCTGTTTATGAGCTCAAGAAAAACATCATCCAGCTCCTGAGAAACAGAGATTCACCTGTTAACAAAGTGTTGGAGTTTAAAGAGTGGATGACAAGTCTGTGGAATGCAGTGAAGCATGAAAACTTTCTCTTCAGCTTCAGAAACAGCCTCGTAGCTGACGCCTACATGAGACTCTGCACAGAATTCAACAAATGGGAATGGGAgttcaaaaaagaaatgtacaaCTGGGTCACAAATGCAGAAACCAAAATTTCTAATATTGGGACCCTTGCTGCACAATCAAAAATATCTGACTTGACACAATTTCACAGTCAGTTAAAAACTGAAGCTGTCACAGTGATGTCTGTCTGGGAGACAAAACTACTTGACAACGTAACTCAGTACTTCAAGCAAACAGATGGTCATGTCTATCTGGTTGTTGGACACAAAGAAGAGTTTGAAAACAGTGCAAGAAGCCTTCGAAACCAAACTGAGAGGTCTGTACTTGATCAGCTTCAAGCAGCAGTGGACATCAAACAGGGGATGGCAGAGATTGACAGAattaaagaaaatcacacaaaagaaattgaaaaagcaGCAAGTGAGCTGATTGAGAAATGTCGAAAGAGAAACGTTCAGATGAATGATGAAGAGCTGGATGAGGAATTCAACAAGATGTGGAATGAAACAGTGAGCAAACTGACTTTTAAACAACAACATGttacaaatgtgtttgaaaatgtttcttgcCATTTGCGAGTAAATCTTGCTCACAGGGGAAGTTATGCACATGAAATACTAAACAAAACAAGGCTGGAAGATTGTGGGAAGAAGAATTTTAAATATAAAGCTGCgcaatttttcaacaaaatgaCAGATACAATTTTGAATGTGATCCCGGTTCAAACTCACACCAAAGCTGCACAAGAAAATGCTGATTGTATCATCAAAACTTGTGAAAAACTTGTGAATAATAAACAAAGTCAAAAAAGCAATTACCACAACAATTACATCGAAGAGGTACTCAAGACCATCGACCAGCATCTGGAACAGAATCAAGATCTTAAGGAAGACACACACTTTGAAGTTTCTCTGAAACTGCACATCTGTGGATTTACAGCCAGAAAGTTTCAGAAAATGCACGAAGATTTCCTAGAAGAAAACGATCCTTACAGGTGTCTAAATAAATACAAGGCCAAGTTTTGTTCTGATTTCAAAGATGTGTTTCATAAACGGGATCAGTGCCAGAAGAAAGCTGAAGAGTTTGTCAACAAATGCTTGAAACCTGCTGTTGAAGACTTCATCAATCGTTACCTGGGTCTTTCTATTGTGGATGAAATGTTAAAGAAGCAGGAATTCAGCACACGAGTTTCTTTCCAGTActacattttactggatttgCTTTCAAGGCAAGCCTTTGATGACTATTTGAGCTTCACTTCCTCCTATCAGAGCTTTGTAAAGAAGTGgatccttaaaaaaataaaggaacatTTTTCAAGTTCCTCCAAAACATCTGAGTTTGAGAAGCAACCTTCAAGTCCTTCAAGTTCCAAAATATCTGAGTTGGAGAATCAACATCTTGAGACAAATGTCAGTCGCATCAATGAAGCCATTGAAAAggccaaaacacaaaacagaggGAATGTGCAAACCTTTGTGGAGGACATCTGCAAAGACCTTGGTGATAAACTGACCATTTCCCAGGAGGCACTTGGAGCATTTATGATCCTGAACAATGCTGACCAGGACAAGTTTGCTCACTACCTCACAATTTCTGTGAAGGAGTTGAAAAAGACCCTGACAGAGAGGTTCCACAAAACCTCCTTTGAAGACAAACTACAGTATCTCCACATTCAGCCTGGTGGTGAGCTTTTCAAGAGAGTGATCGGATGTGGCAAACAGTGTCCATTCTGTGCTGTTCCctgtgaggctggaggagaagctcatGCACAACACAGGGCCTCATTACACCGACCAGACGGTCTGCGTAGATACAGGTGGCGTAAGACAGATAAACTTTCCACTGACATCTGCTCATCTTCTGTTGAAAGTGAAAATCGTTTCCGCTGCAGTCAAACAAAGAATGAATGGCATCCATACAAAAACTACAGGGACATATTCCCTGACTGGGATATTTTTTCAGATGGAAGTCTTGAGGCTTCAGACTACTGGAAATACATCATGACCAAGTACAATGATGACTTTGCCAAAGAATATAATGCAGAGCCTGCTGACATTCCTGAAACTTGGAGAGAGATCACATCTCAGCAGGCAGAAGAAAGCCTGAAAAAGTCATTTAATGTCAATGTCAAGTGA